In Leptospira sp. WS58.C1, a single genomic region encodes these proteins:
- a CDS encoding efflux RND transporter permease subunit, whose protein sequence is MMMAAIILLGSIGFSRMGLSQMPDVDFPIVNVTLNLTGANAQVMETDVVDPIEEVLMTVQGVVEVRSVSTDGSATITVELELKRDVDVAVQEIQTKIAQVSNKLPDNLDPAIIMKSNPDDQPIIWITLTATNRSEQEKMVFVKTRLKDKFQEIPGVGEIILGGYVDRTINVFLDPIRLYRAELTVTDIINTLTEQNIEVPSGRVQNKISEVSLRAVGDVPTVEQFSNIYINSRSGAAMFRPIRLREVAKVEDGLDEIRRISRFNGVSSVGLGIKKVKGANAVEVGDLVKAKLEELKPTLPSGFELNISNDNTTFIRDSVHELIFTLILSSLLTGIVCRLFLGNWSSTWNVLLAIPTSVMGTFLILYFAGFTLNTFTLLGLSLATGIVVDDAIMVLENISRHRESGKTWFQAALDGASEIRFAALAATLAIIAIFLPVAFMSGIIGRYFLEFGVTVSVAVALSLFEALSFTPMRASRYRESKEAQKKQRSKSPFTLPSDTLFSKLKNIADRFSFFKRMDPVIENFLQFSERVYGRVLEFVIRKPGTVIVSSILFFALSLVFLFLLKKEFIPPQDMGRFIVRAKMPIGSSIIRTDEAMKKVENYLSSRPIVEKYMSNVGGMGGTESNTGMFFVTMKGMGKRPKSKKTGREITQSEVFSEFRKDLKELVPEAKFSVQDLSQRGFSAGRGYPVELVLTGPDWATLAKLSDSIREKLDSSKIILDIDTDYVSGQPEVKILPNREAAALRGVSMANIGNTIGPLMGGRNVSRFTENGRSFDVRVKIDKDMGENTDIIPNIGVRNTYGEIVRLKDVLVLQATNTLKNITRVNRDRSIKIFGNPPKEKGQNWATTEAIRIAREMLPEGYHVEVTGSAKTASESQSSLSGALILGIVMSFMILASQFNSLKQPFYILLSMPFSFSGALIALWIAGQSFNMYSFIGLILLLGLVKKNSILLVEFVNHVRGEGKNIADAIRVGCPVRLRPVLMTTFSSIAAAIPPALALGPGAETRVPMAITILGGLIVSTLITLVVVPAAYYLMENEKDEVRRYS, encoded by the coding sequence ATGATGATGGCAGCGATCATTCTGCTGGGAAGTATCGGCTTTTCCCGTATGGGTCTTTCTCAGATGCCGGACGTGGATTTTCCCATCGTAAACGTTACTCTGAATTTGACCGGAGCGAATGCTCAGGTCATGGAGACCGATGTTGTAGATCCAATCGAAGAAGTTTTGATGACAGTCCAAGGTGTGGTAGAAGTCCGTTCGGTCTCTACGGACGGTTCTGCCACAATCACGGTTGAGTTGGAGCTCAAACGTGATGTCGATGTTGCCGTTCAAGAGATCCAAACGAAGATCGCGCAGGTGAGCAACAAACTTCCGGACAATCTGGATCCAGCAATCATTATGAAGTCCAATCCGGACGATCAGCCGATTATTTGGATTACGTTGACCGCTACTAACAGAAGCGAACAAGAGAAGATGGTCTTCGTTAAGACTAGGCTTAAGGATAAATTCCAAGAAATTCCAGGAGTAGGCGAAATCATTCTGGGCGGGTACGTAGACCGCACTATCAACGTATTCTTGGATCCGATCCGTCTTTACAGGGCGGAACTTACGGTAACCGATATAATCAATACTTTAACGGAACAGAATATTGAAGTCCCGTCCGGAAGGGTGCAAAATAAAATTTCGGAAGTTTCTTTAAGAGCGGTGGGCGATGTTCCGACTGTAGAACAATTTTCTAATATATATATCAACTCCAGAAGCGGAGCCGCGATGTTCCGTCCTATCCGTTTGAGGGAAGTCGCCAAGGTCGAAGACGGTCTCGATGAGATTAGGAGGATTTCCAGATTTAACGGAGTATCCTCAGTTGGCCTAGGGATAAAAAAGGTCAAAGGAGCAAACGCCGTAGAAGTCGGAGACTTGGTGAAGGCCAAGTTAGAGGAGCTTAAACCGACTCTTCCTTCCGGATTCGAACTGAATATTTCCAATGATAATACCACTTTTATCAGGGACTCAGTTCATGAATTAATTTTTACTTTGATACTTTCCTCCCTGCTTACGGGAATTGTTTGTAGATTGTTCTTGGGAAATTGGAGTAGTACTTGGAACGTTCTTCTTGCGATACCTACCTCCGTGATGGGAACTTTTTTAATCCTGTATTTTGCAGGTTTTACATTAAATACATTCACATTGCTCGGTCTTTCTTTAGCGACGGGTATTGTAGTGGATGATGCAATCATGGTGCTCGAAAATATCAGTAGGCATAGGGAATCGGGTAAAACTTGGTTCCAGGCTGCATTAGATGGCGCGTCCGAGATCAGATTCGCTGCGTTAGCTGCTACACTGGCGATCATTGCGATTTTCCTACCGGTTGCGTTTATGTCCGGGATTATCGGTCGTTACTTCTTGGAATTCGGTGTTACTGTTTCCGTAGCGGTGGCTCTTTCTCTTTTTGAAGCTTTGAGTTTTACCCCGATGAGAGCTTCTCGTTATAGAGAAAGTAAAGAAGCCCAGAAAAAACAAAGATCCAAATCACCATTTACTCTGCCTTCGGATACTCTTTTTTCTAAACTAAAAAATATCGCGGATCGTTTTTCCTTTTTCAAACGAATGGATCCTGTGATAGAGAATTTTCTTCAATTCTCCGAGAGAGTTTACGGAAGAGTTTTAGAATTTGTAATTCGTAAACCGGGAACAGTGATTGTTTCTTCTATTCTGTTTTTTGCATTGTCCCTCGTCTTTTTGTTCTTACTGAAGAAGGAGTTCATTCCTCCTCAAGACATGGGAAGATTTATTGTCCGAGCTAAAATGCCGATCGGTTCTTCTATCATACGCACGGACGAAGCAATGAAGAAGGTGGAGAATTATCTCAGCTCTCGTCCGATTGTGGAAAAATACATGAGCAATGTGGGCGGAATGGGAGGAACAGAATCCAATACGGGTATGTTCTTTGTTACCATGAAGGGGATGGGCAAACGTCCTAAGAGCAAAAAGACCGGAAGAGAGATCACTCAATCGGAAGTGTTTAGCGAGTTCCGAAAGGATTTGAAAGAGCTTGTGCCTGAGGCAAAATTCTCCGTCCAAGATCTTTCTCAAAGAGGCTTTAGCGCGGGAAGAGGATATCCTGTCGAGTTGGTCTTGACAGGTCCCGATTGGGCTACACTAGCAAAACTTTCCGACTCTATCCGAGAAAAATTAGATTCTTCTAAAATAATTTTGGATATAGATACCGATTATGTTTCCGGACAACCGGAAGTGAAAATTCTCCCGAACAGAGAGGCCGCTGCGCTTCGTGGTGTGAGTATGGCAAATATCGGTAATACGATCGGGCCTCTGATGGGAGGACGTAACGTAAGTCGTTTCACGGAGAATGGGAGGAGTTTCGACGTCCGAGTTAAGATCGATAAGGACATGGGAGAAAATACGGACATCATTCCGAATATCGGAGTTCGGAATACCTACGGAGAGATCGTTCGTCTCAAAGACGTTTTAGTGCTTCAGGCAACCAACACTCTCAAAAATATCACCAGAGTGAACCGAGATAGGTCCATTAAAATTTTCGGAAATCCTCCTAAAGAAAAGGGACAGAATTGGGCGACGACTGAAGCCATCCGGATCGCAAGAGAAATGCTTCCGGAAGGTTATCATGTGGAAGTGACAGGTTCCGCAAAAACCGCATCCGAATCGCAATCCAGTTTGTCAGGCGCTTTGATCTTAGGGATCGTAATGTCGTTTATGATCTTGGCGAGTCAGTTCAATAGTTTAAAACAGCCTTTCTATATTCTTCTTTCCATGCCTTTTAGTTTTTCGGGTGCGTTAATCGCTCTTTGGATAGCGGGGCAGTCTTTCAATATGTATAGTTTTATAGGATTGATCCTGCTCTTGGGACTTGTGAAGAAGAACTCCATTCTTCTGGTGGAATTTGTGAATCATGTCAGAGGCGAAGGGAAGAATATTGCGGATGCGATCCGGGTCGGTTGCCCTGTCCGTTTGAGGCCGGTACTTATGACAACATTCTCTTCTATTGCGGCTGCTATTCCTCCCGCCTTGGCCTTGGGGCCTGGAGCGGAAACAAGGGTACCGATGGCGATCACCATTTTAGGCGGTTTGATCGTTTCCACCTTGATCACCTTGGTGGTCGTTCCGGCCGCTTATTATCTTATGGAAAATGAGAAAGATGAAGTACGTAGATACTCTTAA
- a CDS encoding TolC family protein: MKYVDTLKNYKKIIFSILACFLFWECASSPEVKVADGVVEESLKNITGITTQDVEKTVAKETFGLDDLYILAVERTERIALKNEATEQALAQKDKAFAGFMPTLSYVFNKFYSIPGHTQQPSVVDNYRTYRAIQSGDPLSLLPSSTSGSNLPPTVGAGSRLLLSIPISAGLSSYQDYKASKSLAEQRRLEAKHEAGRMYLEIAQAYFNFLQLEESVKISQEAYELNQDSLQERKRMYAVGRIMRSDLLNSETSLSNAEAVLADAKFQLEQVRITLATMVGYDKPISVAGFKAELEPIPIGMQPEEYLAKRYDVLSAHQSVKVAEAQKDKAWVGFAPTIALNNFYSFPYPGQTHSKDITAQLQITMPLTPFSQMADLKAADSAKKLAKLTASQTRRTATQEIRNAFESFKNSQKILAIYQKAFVSAQETSQSQASGYRSGRNSRIEAIASRIAMLNSEITYRKMLHQHSLNRIALGVAIGEIPHLPGEKKEE; encoded by the coding sequence ATGAAGTACGTAGATACTCTTAAGAATTATAAAAAAATAATATTCTCTATTCTTGCCTGTTTTCTCTTTTGGGAATGCGCTTCCAGTCCTGAAGTAAAAGTCGCAGACGGAGTAGTGGAAGAAAGTCTGAAAAATATTACGGGGATCACTACCCAGGATGTGGAAAAAACGGTCGCGAAAGAAACTTTCGGTTTGGACGATCTTTATATTCTCGCGGTTGAAAGAACGGAAAGGATTGCCTTAAAAAACGAGGCAACCGAGCAGGCTTTAGCACAGAAGGACAAGGCTTTCGCGGGTTTTATGCCGACTCTTTCTTACGTTTTCAACAAGTTCTATTCGATCCCGGGTCATACACAACAACCTTCTGTAGTAGACAACTATAGAACATATCGTGCAATCCAAAGCGGGGATCCGCTGAGTTTATTACCTTCTTCTACCTCGGGTAGTAATCTTCCTCCTACGGTTGGGGCGGGTTCTCGCTTACTATTGAGCATTCCGATCTCCGCTGGACTTTCTTCGTACCAAGATTACAAAGCCTCCAAAAGTTTGGCAGAGCAGAGAAGATTAGAAGCGAAACATGAAGCGGGCAGAATGTATTTGGAAATCGCTCAGGCTTACTTCAACTTTTTGCAATTGGAAGAAAGTGTAAAAATTTCCCAAGAGGCCTACGAGTTGAACCAAGACTCTTTGCAGGAAAGAAAAAGAATGTATGCAGTCGGAAGGATCATGAGATCCGATCTTTTGAATTCGGAAACGAGTCTTTCCAATGCGGAGGCCGTTCTTGCGGATGCGAAATTCCAATTGGAACAAGTGCGAATCACATTGGCCACAATGGTCGGTTATGATAAACCGATCTCGGTGGCAGGATTCAAAGCGGAACTAGAACCGATCCCCATAGGTATGCAACCTGAAGAATATTTAGCAAAAAGATACGATGTTCTTTCCGCCCATCAAAGTGTTAAGGTGGCCGAAGCACAAAAGGATAAGGCCTGGGTAGGTTTTGCTCCTACAATCGCATTAAATAATTTTTATTCTTTTCCTTATCCTGGGCAAACACATTCTAAAGATATCACAGCCCAGTTGCAGATCACGATGCCTTTAACCCCGTTCTCCCAAATGGCGGATCTAAAAGCGGCCGACTCCGCTAAAAAACTGGCAAAATTAACCGCTTCGCAAACCAGAAGGACCGCCACACAGGAAATTAGGAACGCTTTTGAAAGTTTTAAGAATTCCCAAAAGATATTGGCGATCTACCAAAAAGCATTTGTATCCGCTCAAGAAACTTCCCAGAGCCAGGCCAGCGGTTATCGTTCCGGTAGAAACAGTAGGATAGAAGCGATCGCTTCCAGGATCGCGATGTTAAACTCGGAGATTACATACCGTAAGATGTTACACCAACATTCTTTGAATCGTATCGCTCTTGGAGTTGCGATCGGAGAAATTCCGCATCTTCCTGGAGAAAAGAAGGAAGAATAA